One part of the Phoenix dactylifera cultivar Barhee BC4 chromosome 4, palm_55x_up_171113_PBpolish2nd_filt_p, whole genome shotgun sequence genome encodes these proteins:
- the LOC103711356 gene encoding LOW QUALITY PROTEIN: U3 small nucleolar RNA-associated protein 20-like (The sequence of the model RefSeq protein was modified relative to this genomic sequence to represent the inferred CDS: inserted 7 bases in 7 codons; deleted 8 bases in 8 codons; substituted 2 bases at 2 genomic stop codons) has translation MAISQSRAVKCLNTSSGRRRFVFKSFSQRVEEIDIDVFRSLEPVKTQPSSGSSFFRESLVQWRELNTAEDFISFYDEMMPLVQTLPQVILHREKIFLELLRRLNMKARLSLEPILMLVAALSRDILEEFLPFLQRFTGFLLDLLKNGVDRDPEILEQVFTSWSYILMYLQKYLXKDVVHILKITVQLRFFPKDYIQEFMAESVSFLLRNAPIHQLTKGIAFLIFEVAKTSSSVRITGVTALLWHVMRGTSSRLHSRAKKVLQFLMDKSIVNIRNKYPQGLEAFLEVVTGILHRFCNELDHKELKVVYDCLFREISGCMSDGCLVHLNHMLGLLTFTIHNSNKSSVFEDMSSEVHDRILQLMICXLDLPLTSSELSSISLLYAPAFKFRSSSLFDFIKGVLLKDPHIANVFRSHIIRQSSTFDVDILERQSKQLHFDILDGVPVDKEQKICIFFKKTLAYWTNLISDVATSGNQLEKQVSESEVAILWGVVRCYLIFNIYQIXLAWIKDLVATLDQLVEIEAGNSYHKLLLSKQLGHSETSNFLRLAKRHKTSLQVLSAVAEFLDSMFRYIDLHFSIVTNFVIELLLLAETTPISVSTSRKITILISRIQMVFLQQQSMMVHPLXLYGIIGILHNRFGLLWEPALECLTILIGRYKELVWNXIVQYLGNYQSKFLSSGDQLMKVNLESHQPNNLVGCFNMFLYPDSDSTPCNTITTLLLQSLQKIRDIAESRSRQIIPLFLNLLGYDDENILSVXDVQLPXMLKEKSGKLLLKEWLNLLRLMHNARSLYRSLVLKQVLMKRLLDDIDPDVQSKALDCLLNWKDDFLTPYDQHLKNLIISKNLREELTIWALSKESQTIQEGHRGHLIPLIIRLLTPKXRNLKALGSHKHTSLNHRRAVLYFLAQLDVDELQLFFSLLLKPLLAGTMEVLEDQPDRPSEKFTDRFHSSVFVKVSTLVTVSELSWKKGNGFLHVLEDILKTFDEFHVKPFLNPLMMIVVRILESCMLNIMGDNNKRGGSVGDNSAGDSEVRETSTLVPDPLMMSTSIKQFKDLRSLCLKIISFALSRYEFHDFGSDFWDXFFISVKPLIDSFKQEGSSSERPSSLFSCFIAMSRSPMLVSLLIREANLVPTIFSILTVRTASDAILSSVLNFIENLLNLDSDLDHQEDNSVKKVLVPHLEVLINSLRELFQSRKESHRNSTLWPGKTELRIFKLLVKYINNGAAAGFIDILLPFFKKKDISADECMEGLHVIKGVLPVLDYETSGKILNAINPLLVSAGLDLRLCICDVLDGLTIINPSLTFLGRLLHELNAVSSSEIGELDYDKRIGAYDTIRPELFTQLREEHALAILSHCVYDMSSEELIFRQSATRALLSFIQFAGSIVNRETSDCQELLLHDGAQEDVTNQTVEKSNTSSTWTNACIQQIVKKTLLQNMGEAMSKDISIQKEWIALLREMVYNLQGIPSLNTFRPLCSEDPEVDFFNNILHLQIHRRRRALSRFRNVISAGKLAENVTAKIFLPLFFNMLFDVKDGKGEDLRNACLETLASMSGQMDWETYRTFLMRCFREMTLKPDKQKILLRLICAILDKFHFTSVNSRLVIDGIEIHASGDTDGNVGIALPASSSEPNVPSDIAVYLQKKFLPQVLKLLTSESEKVNVNISLAAIKLLKLLPVETLESQLPSIIHHTCNFLKHRLESVRDEARAALAACVRELGLEYLHFIVKVLRAILKRGYELHVLGYTLNFILSKTLAYPSVGKLDYCLEELLSIAENDTLGDVAEEKEVEKIASKMKETRKNKSFDTLKLISQSITFRTHASKLLSPINAHLQKQLTPKMKVKLEMMLHHIALGIEHNPSVELSELFIFVYGLIEDSMTEEGSHGKEMSMNGTSNKPFHEMPNKRNTLSSGDHGLQNSHLISEFALGVLHNRLKNMKLDKKDEQLLSMLDPFVKLLGNCLNSKYEKVLSAAFRCLAPLIRLPLPSLEAHADKIKILLLDIAQKSGNANSLLVQSCLKLLTVLLRSTKISLSNDQLCMIIQFPLFIDLQTNPSPIALSLLKSIVGRKLVVHEIYDIAVQVAEVMVTSQSEPIRKKCSQILLQFLLDYRLSDKRLQQHMDFLLTNLSYEHSSGREAVLEMLHAILVKFPKSVVDSQAQTFFLHLVVALANDHDQKVRSMVATVIKVLIGRTSHHALHSILDYSLSWYLSEKKHLWSAAAQVLGLLVEVLRKDFRRHINSILKVAKGILESSVYAVNNKEFDSTNDPAIPFWKEAYCSLVMLEKMLLHFPELYFDKNLEEMWGCICKLLLHPHVWLRNISNRLVALYFAAVSDPGRTDIEKSNIGTLFLVNPSRLFAVAASLLNQLKVQLDDDAASNLITQNLVFSICGLHSFAKQRNSLTLHEFWCTLDSCEQGSYLEAFELLGSRKIKNAFILSTSTTSQSSGERELADEVDADDFQSLLVAPLLKRMGKVAMQKEDIQMKIIFNCFRMISSQIGSEGCNAYAIDMLVPLYKVCEGFAGKLVGDEIQQLAVEVRDSIRDVLGVDDFVRVYNLIRKNLKAKRDKRRHEQKLVAVINPMRHAKRKLRIAVKHRAHKRRKITAMKMGRWRR, from the exons GATTACTGTCCAGTTAAGATTTTTTCCAAAGGATTACATCCAAGAGTTTATGGCCGAGTCTGTTTCTTTTTTACTAAGGAATGCGCCCATTCACCAACTTACGAAAGGTATTGCTTTT CTTATTTTTGAGGTTGCTAAAACTTCATCATCTGTAAGGATTACTGGAGTTACTGCTTTGCTGTGGCATGTTATGAGAGGGACTTCCTCCAGGCTTCACTCAAGAGCT AAAAAGGTGTTGCAGTTTTTGATGGATAAGTCCATTGTTAACATTAGAAATAAATATCCTCAAG GTCTCGAAGCTTTTCTTGAGGTTGTAACTGGTATTCTTCATAGATTTTGCAATGAGCTTGATCATAAAGAATTGAAAGTGGTATATGATTGTTTATTTAGAGAAATATCTGGATGTATGAGTGATGGTTGCTTGGTGCACCTAAATCACATGCTGGGGCTTCTTACATTTACCATACACAATAGCAATAAGAGCAGTGTTTTTG AAGATATGTCTTCTGAAGTTCATGATAGAATTTTGCAACTAATGATTT CTCTAGATCTTCCTCTCACTTCTTCTGAGTTATCAAGCATCTCACTGTTATATGCTCCTGCATTTAAGTTCAGAAGCTCgag TTTGTTTGACTTTATTAAAGGTGTTCTTCTGAAGGATCCTCACATTGCAAATGTCTTCAGAAGTCATATAATTAGGCAA AGTTCTACTTTTGATGTTGACATTcttgaaagacaaagtaagcaGCTACACTTTGATATCCTAGATGGAGTACCCGTAGATAAGGAACAGAAAATATGCATTTTCTTTAAGAAGACACTCGCTTATTGGACCAACTTAATAAGTGATGTTGCAACGAGTGGCAATCAATTAGAGAAGCAAGTTAGTGAGTCTGAAGTAGCTATCTTATGGGGAGTCGTTAGATGCTACCTCATTTTCAACATCTATCAGA ATTTAGCATGGATAAAAGATTTAGTTGCCACACTTGATCAACTTGTGGAAATTGAAGCAGGTAAT TCATATCATAAATTATTGCTAAGTAAGCAGCTTGGACATTCAGAAACAAGTAATTTTTTGCGTCTTGCTAAGAGACACAAGACATCCCTGCAAGTATTGTCCGCTGTAGCTGAATTTTTGGATTCTATGTTCAGGTACATTGATCTGCATTTTTCAATTGTTACCAATTTC GTTATTGAGCTCCTCCTTTTGGCTGAAACGACTCCTATTTCAGTCTCAACAAGTCGGAAAATTACTATCCTGATATCCAGAATACAGATGGTCTTTCTTCAGCAACAATCAATGATGGTACATCCTC CTCTATATGGGATTATCGGCATCTTGCATAATCGCTTTGGTCTTTTATGGGAGCCGGCATTAGAGTGCCTGACCATTCTGATAGGCAGATATAAGGAGCTAGTTTGGA ATATTGTTCAGTATCTTGGCAATTATCAGTCAAAATTTCTATCCTCCGGCGATCAGTTGATGAAAGTGAATTTGGAAAGTCATCAGCCAAATA ATTTGGTTGGCTGCTTTAACATGTTCCTATATCCTGATTCTGATAGCACGCCATGCAAT ACCATAACAACTCTATTGCTTCAATCACTTCAAAAAATT CGGGACATTGCAGAATCTCGGTCTCGACAGATTATACCTTTATTCTTGAATTTATTGGGTTATGATGATGAGAATATCTTAAG TGTTTGAGACGTTCAGCTGCCATAAATGTTAAAGGAAAAGAGTGGAAAGTTACTTCTCAAAGAATGGCTGAACTTGTTGAGATTAATGCACAATGCTCGATCTTTATATCGAAGCCTGGTTCTGAAGCAAGTGTTGATGAAAAG gctTCTCGATGATATTGATCCTGATGTACAGTCGAAAGCTCTGGATTGCTTATTGAACTGGAAGGATGACTTTCTGACTCCATATGATCAGCATTTAAAAAATCTTATCATTTCCAAAAACCTCCGAGAGGAGCTCACAATATGGGCTCTTTCAAAAGAGTCCCAAACA ATTCAGGAAGGACATAGGGGGCATTTGATTCCTTTAATTATTCGGTTACTAACACCAA GCAGGAATCTGAAAGCACTTGGCTCGCATAAG CATACAAGTTTAAATCACCGTAGGGCTGTCCTTTATTTTTTGGCGCAACTCGATGTTGATGAACTTCAGCTATTTTTCTCTTTACTACTAAAGCCCTTACTTGCCGGTACAATGGAAGTTCTTGAAGACCAGCCTGACAGACCATCTGAAAAGTTCACAGACAGATTTCATTCATCTGTTTTTGTAAAAGTTTCAACATTAGTTACTGTATCCGAGCTCTCATGGAAGAAGGGGAAC GGATTTCTGCACGTACTTGAAGATATTTTGAAAACATTTGATGAATTTCATGTTAAGCCATTTCTTAATCCATTGATGATGATTGTTGTTCGAATACTGGAAAGCTGCATGTTGAACATTATGGGTGACAATAATAAGAGAGGTGGCTCTGTTGGAGATAATTCTGCTGGTGACTCAGAGGTCCGTGAGACAAGTACTTTGGTGCCAGATCCTCTTATG ATGAGTACCTCCATCAAACAGTTTAAGGACTTGCGGTCCTTGTGCctgaaaattatttcttttGCACTAAGTAGATATGAGTTTCATGACTTTGGTTCAGACTTCTGGg atttttttatttctgtgAAGCCTCTTATTGACAGCTTCAAGCAGGAGGGTTCCAGTAGTGAAAGACCAAGTTCACTCTTTTCATGCTTTATTGCAATGAGCCGAAGCCCCATGCTAGTCTCGCTATTAATTAGGGAGGCAAATCTTGTTCCAACAATTTTTTCCATTTTAACAGTGAGGACTGCATCTGATGCCATCTTATCTTCTGTACTGAATTTCATTGAGAATCTGTTGAACCTGGACAGTGATTTGGACCATCAAGAGGACAATTCagta aaaaaagttttggtgCCTCATCTTGAGGTACTCATTAATAGTTTACGTGAGCTTTTTCAGTCCCGCAAAGAATCTCACAG GAATTCTACATTATGGCCTGGAAAGACAGAATTGAGGATATTCAAACTTTTGGTGAAATACATCAATAATGGTGCGGCAGCGGGATTCATAGACATATTGCTcccatttttcaaaaaaaaagatataagtgCTG ATGAGTGTATGGAAGGTTTGCATGTCATCAAAGGGGTCCTGCCAGTTTTAGATTATGAAACATCAGGGAAGATTTTGAATGCAATTAACCCATTGCTTGTTTCTGCTGGGTTGGATCTCCGCTTGTGCATCTGTGACGTTCTTGACGGCCTCACAATAATCAATCCTTCATTAACCTTTCTG GGTAGACTTCTACATGAGTTGAATGCAGTTTCTTCCTCGGAAATTGGTGAGCTCGATTATGATAAAAGAATTGGTGCCTATGATACAATAAGGCCCGAGTTATTCACTCAACTCAGAGAAGAGCATGCATTAGCCATATTATCTCACTGTGTATATGACATGTCATCTGAAGAATTGATCTTTCGGCAAAGTGCAACTAGAGCACTGCTCTCATTTATACAGTTTGCTGGATCAATAGTAAATAGGGAAACAAGTGATTGCCAAGAATTGCTGTTACATGATGGAGCACAAGAAGATGTAACAAATCAAACTGTGGAAAAAAGTAATACTAGTTCTACTTGGACGAATGCCTGTATTCAGCAGATTGTG AAAAAAACTCTGCTGCAGAATATGGGTGAAGCTATGAGCAAGGATATTTCCATTCAGAAA GAATGGATTGCTCTACTACGGGAAATGGTTTATAATCTTCAAGGAATTCCTTCCTTGAATACATTTAGACCTCTGTGTAGTGAGGATCCTGAAGTAGATTTCTTCAACAATATTCTTCACTTGCAG ATACATAGAAGAAGAAGGGCATTGTCACGTTTCAGAAATGTCATCAGTGCTGGGAAATTGGCAGAG AATGTGACTGCGAAAATCTTTCTTCCATTGTTTTTCAATATGTTGTTTGATGTCAAAGATGGAAAGGGAGAGGATCTAAGGAATGCATGCTTAGAGACACTTGCTTCTATGTCTGGTCAAATGGATTGGGAAACCTATCGCACCTTTTTGATGAGATGCTTCCGTGAAATGACCCTTAAGCCAGATAAACAAAAGATCCTGTTACGGTTAATATGTGCCATATTGGACAAGTTTCATTTTACCAGTGTGAATTCTAGACTGGTGATAGATGGAATTGAAATCCATGCTTCTGGTGACACTGATGGGAATGTGGGAATTGCATTGCCTGCTAGTTCTTCTGAACCGAATGTTCCTTCTGATATAGCAGTCTATTTGCAAAAGAAATTCCTTCCACAGGTTCTGAAATTGCTGACATCAGAATCAGAAAAGGTCAATGTCAACATTAGTCTTGCTGCCATCAAATTACTTAAGTTGCTACCAGTGGAGACTCTGGAATCACAACTTCCAAGCATCATTCATCACACTTGTAACTTTCTAAAGCATCGTCTAGAAAGCGTACGTGATGAAGCAAGGGCTGCTTTAGCTGCATGTGTAAGGGAACTGGGACTGGAATACTTGCACTTCATTGTCAAGGTTTTGCGAGCAATACTAAAGAGGGGGTACGAATTGCATGTTTTGGGATATACCCTCAATTTCATATTATCTAAAACTCTTGCATATCCCAGTGTTGGGAAGCTTGATTACTGTTTGGAAGAGTTGCTCTCTATTGCTGAGAATGACACTCTGGGGGATGTTGCTGAGGAGAAAGAAGTTGAAAAAATTGCTTCAAAAATGAAAGAGACAAGGAAGAATAAATCTTTTGATACTCTAAAGTTGATTTCTCAGAGCATTACTTTCAGAACACATGCCTCAAAGTTGCTTTCCCCAATTAACGCACATCTTCAGAAACAACTCACACCAAAGATGAAGGTGAAGCTTGAGATGATGTTACATCATATAGCTTTAGGAATTGAACACAATCCTTCTGTGGAACTGTCAGAACTATTTATTTTTGTGTATGGGCTGATTGAAGATAGCATGACAGAAGAGGGTTCTCATGGCAAAGAGATGTCCATGAATGGGACTAGCAACAAGCCTTTTCATGAAATGCCCAACAAAAGAAACACTTTAAGCTCTGGTGATCATGGACTCCAAAATTCTCACCTTATTTCCGAATTTGCCCTTGGAGTATTGCATAATCGCTTAAAGAATATGAAGTTGGACAAGAAAGATGAGCAGTTGTTATCAATGCTAGACCCCTTCGTA AAACTATTAGGAAACTGTCTGAATTCCAAGTATGAAAAAGTTCTATCAGCTGCTTTCAGATGCCTTGCTCCATTGATAAGGCTACCCTTGCCATCCCTTGAAGCCCATGctgataaaattaaaattttgcttCTAGATATTGCCCAAAAATCGGGAAATGCTAACAGTTTATTGGTTCAATCCTGTCTAAAGCTTCTCACAGTGCTACTTCGAAGCACCAAAATTTCACTTTCAAATGATCAACtctgcatgatcattcaatttcccCTTTTTATTGATCTCCAAACTAATCCTTCACCCATTGCCCTTTCTCTTTTAAAGTCAATAGTTGGTCGAAAGTTGGTTGTCCATGAAATATATGACATTGCTGTGCAAGTTGCGGAAGTAATGGTAACAAGCCAGTCAGAACCAATTCGCAAGAAATGCAGCCAAATTCTATTGCAATTTCTGCTGGATTATCGTCTTTCAGATAAGCGCTTGCAACAGCATATGGACTTCTTACTTACAAATTTGAG CTACGAGCATTCGTCTGGAAGAGAAGCTGTGCTTGAAATGCTCCATGCTATCCTAGTCAAATTTCCCAAAAGTGTTGTTGATAGTCAGGCTCAAACATTTTTTCTCCATTTAGTAGTTGCTTTAGCCAATGACCATGATCAAAAAGTTCGGTCTATGGTTGCTACGGTAATAAAAGTATTGATAGGTCGCACCAGTCATCATGCACTGCATTCCATTCTAGACTACAGTCTTTCATGGTATTTGAGTGAAAAAAAGCATCTATGGAGTGCTGCAGCTCAG GTTCTTGGTTTATTGGTTGAAGTTTTAAGAAAAGACTTCCGTAGACACATAAATAGTATCCTCAAAGTTGCGAAAGGCATTTTGGAATCTTCTGTGTATGCTGTTAACAACAAAGAATTTGACTCTACAAATGATCCTGCAATTCCATTCTGGAAAGAGGCTTACTGCTCACTCGTTATGCTGGAGAAGATGCTTCTCCACTTCCCGGAGCTGTATTTTGACAAGAACCTTGAG GAGATGTGGGGATGTATTTGTAAACTTTTGCTGCATCCACATGTATGGTTGCGGAATATTTCCAACCGCCTTGTAGCCTTGTATTTCGCTGCTGTGTCCGACCCTGGCAGAACTGATATTGAGAAGTCGAACATTGGAACTCTGTTTCTTGTAAATCCAAGCAGACTTTTTGCAGTTGCTGCTTCCCTATTGAATCAGCTCAAGGTGCAGCTGGATGATGATGCAGCGAGCAATCTCATAACTCAAAATCTCGTATTTTCCATTTGTGGTTTGCACTCTTTTGCTAAACAGAGAAATAGTTTGACTCTGCATGAGTTTTGGTGTACTCTTGATTCTTGTGAACAAGGGTCATACCTTGAGGCTTTTGAGTTGCTTGGTTCAAGGAAAATAAAGAATGCTTTCATACTTTCCACCAGCACTACAAGTCAATCTTCTGGAGAAAGGGAACTAGCTGATGAAGTTGATGCTGATGATTTTCAATCATTGCTAGTTGCACCCCTGCTCAAGAGGATGGGAAAAGTTGCAATGCAGAAAGAAGATATCCAG ATGAAGATCATCTTCAATTGCTTCAGAATGATCTCATCTCAAATTGGTTCTGAAGGCTGCAATGCTTATGCTATTGACATGTTGGTTCCATTATATAAAGTATGTGAAGGATTCGCTGGGAAGCTCGTTGGTG atgaaattcagcaattggCAGTGGAGGTTCGTGACAGCATAAGGGATGTCCTTGGGGTTGATGATTTCGTGCGAGTTTACAACCTGATACGGAAGAACCTCAAGGCAAAGAGGGACAAGAGAAGACACGAGCAGAAACTCGTCGCTGTTATCAATCCTATGCGCCATGCCAAGAGGAAGCTGCGGATTGCAGTCAAACATCGAGCCCacaagaggaggaagataaCGGCAATGAAAATGGGGAGATGGCGAAGGTAA